In Leopardus geoffroyi isolate Oge1 chromosome B4, O.geoffroyi_Oge1_pat1.0, whole genome shotgun sequence, the DNA window TAACAACAGCAGCGTGCAATATGTTCCTGTCCTCAAGATGATCGGGATACCCGTGGTGATGATGAGCAAGAAACTTAACATCcatccctgaacctcagtttccccactggaTCATTGTGAGGGTTAAATTAGATTAACCATCAAAGTTGAGTACTTAGCAGCACTCGGAGAAGGTTAGTTCTTATTATTAAAGATTTCACAGTGGGCAGTTAATGTTTGAAGTTAGTTTGGCATTTGTGATTTCTGGCCAACAATCATGCTTCTGTCAGCAGGAGATCTTTCAGGAAGTTTTGCTTCGAAgtgaagggaggggcgcctgggtggcctagtgggttgggcatcggacttcggctggggtcacaatctcatggttcgtgagttcaagccccatgtcgggctctgtgctgacagctcagagcgtggagtctacttcagatcctgtgtctccctctctttctgtccctcctccctttgtgctctctctctctgtcaaaaataaaaaaattaaaaaaaaaaaaaaaaagaagtgaagggaTACTACAAGTCCCCAGGAGTCTGTCTGTGCTAGAGTCAGGTCTCTGGGCAATCAGGGTCACTCTGAGTTTGGACTGGCAGGACTCAGCACTCTCTGTACTTAGCTTTGTGCCGGGCCCAGTTAAAAGCTAGAGAGTCAcagggtggctcattcagttgagcgtccaactcttgatttcggctcaggctgtgctcccagggttgtggaatcgagccccgtgtcccgctccacgctgagtgtggagcctgctgaagattctttttctccctctgcccctctgccctgcttgtgctctgtctctaacataaaagaaaagaaaaaattaaaaggaggcgttaaagaaacaaaaaacaaaaccaaagctagagAGTCACAATTTTACTCCACTACATTCCCAGGATAAGACCAGAAGCGGAGTCTGCAAATGTTGTCAGGCCCTCCCTGTACCATTGTTGATCCTGGGAGGCTTGAGAACAAAGCCCTCACTCCACCCTCCCTCTGCAGCGTCTCCAAGTCCCTGGCTTTGAGGTTTCACTAGTCTGTCCCTTCTCTagttggtggggggggagtgCCTGGTGGGACTGAGAGTCTCTGTCCTCTGCACCCTGCTCCCACTCACCCAGCAGGGCCCTCCctgcacagagaaatgaaaacacatacagCAGGTTTAGCACTGTGTAGGACACATTTGTCAAGGGGTAGACCCATGCAAACGGgtcagaattacctggagacGTTTTACAATGCAAGTTTCTTGCTGGTCCCGGGATGGACTGAATCAGAATTTGGAGTGTGGGTGTGACCAAAGAATGTGCACTTCCAGGGGGTCCTGATGCGTAATCAAGTAGGTAAGAGGGTACCGTGGGGCACTGTCAGAGAAGTGGAAGCTTCGGGAGAGGAGATTTTATCCTGATCGCTATccaccctttccttcctgccccgtACCTTGTCCTTAGCTGCTTTTTGGGCAAGCAAAGGCTTCCACAGATggcttcccacccctgccccagtgGGCAAATTCAGCTTGTCTGGGGGTCCTTCTCCAGCCACCGGTCCCCCTGCCGAGTGCTTGCCAGAGTCCTCACTGCCTGCCGGGAGGGGCAAGAGACAGGAGGTCAGGCAGAGGCTGGGGACACAGCTGCAGCAGCCCAGGGCTCCgtttcctcccccagccctgggcctctgGGGCAGAGGAAGCCCAGGCAGGAAGGCTAGAGCTGCCACCAGCCAGAGAGGCCCATGAaccaccccccgccacccccgtCCCCAGCCATCCTGCCCTGGGAGCCTCAGTACCATGGATCTTCATTTGGTACCATTCTTAGACTATGACCCTTCCGAAGCCCATGTGGCCATACATCCAGCCCTACCAGCCTCACTGTGTTATGCCAAAagaccccctccaccccagctcccccccgccaccccccgcccgccccagcCTGGTGGTAGCTGCTCCTGGGGACTGGATTCCCAGGCACACACCTGCACACTCTCTACCACTCAGGAAGTCCTTCTTGCTGTCTGACTTCAGTCCTTCTTGCTGCAGCATCCATCCTTCTCTTCTAGTTCTAAGCCtttgagaaatgaagaagggGGTGGCTTCTGAAGCACAAGTTGGTTTGGGACCTGAGTTGGGGACTATCATAGATCAgaattacttcctttttttttttttttttttaatatttttaacatttattcatttttgcgcgtgagagaaacagagtgtgagtgggggaggggcagagagagagagagagagaggggagacacagaatcggaagcaggcttcaggctccgagctgtcagcacagagcccagtgagggacttgaactcatggactgcgagatcatgacctgagctgaagtcggacacttaaccgactgagccacccaggcgccccaatcagaaTTACTTCCTTAACATTCTCTACCAAACTTCTGGAAAAGTTCAACCTTAACTGGCCGTGGAAGGTCAAACATTCAGTGTCTAAGTATGTTTCACTTCCCCTCCCACATCAATGGCCCTACCCCCACCCTTTCCCAGGAcagcaaggagagaggaggaaggcgAACAGGGAATGGCTCAGAGAGGGCATCTTATGCTCTGGTGAAATTGTAGAGAGGTTTCCTCATACCTGGCCTGAGCCAGCGCTGTCCAAGTTTGTATGGTGGTTACCGCCCTGAGGGCTCAGACCTCGGCTGTCGCCTGGAttgggagacagagtggggaaaGCACTGGACTGGGAGTCTGGACACTTGGGTCGCACTCCTGGTGCTGCCACTGAGTCCTgtctgaccttggacaagtctccTGCCCTGTCTGAGGCCTAATTTCCATCTTCTCTAAAATAAGGAGCTGGGTTTTGTGGTTCACAAGGTATCCCCCTAGAATTCTGTCACGGGGTGTCCCAGCCCCGTGTGGCTCCTCCAGACCTTGTAGCCACCCCAGCCTGCCCTGAGAATAGCCCTGAGCTCCCTCCCTGCTGTGCGTGACTCCTGCCTGTTCTATCCAGACCCCAATCTAAACAATCTTGATTCCTGTTCCCAGTTTGGCGGGACCCTGAATGGCAGGAAGTGAAGACAGGAGCCTGTTTATGTTTGAGGCAGCCAGGGCTAGGGGGATGGCGGCACCAGGAAAGGGGTGGGTAAGAGGCAGAGGACAGGAGTGGGGGGTACTGCTAAAAACACTCTCCTTCCACCCTGGCCCTGTGCCCTCTGTGCCCTCCCATCTGAACTCAGGAGTAGGGGTAAATAGCTAGGAGTCCCCCAAGCTCTCTGTCACTTAAATATGGCTCTCTACCCTTTACCCCTAACAGGATGGTTTCCATGGGGAAGTGAACCAGGACTTCCCCTGCAGGCCCCGCCCCAAAGCCAGACACAGGGAGTAGGGAGGAGgcctccccgcgcccccccccaaaactcCCAGTGATTTCCTCTAGGTGGGAGGGACCCACAGTTAGTGGCTGAGAACACCAAGGGGATCACATTTCATAGATGTTGCTGTACCCCCTCTCTTCTCCAGGGACCATGACCTTGGACTCCCTCAGGAGAGGCTTTCTGATGCTACTGATGGCCTTGGGCTTGACCCAGGGTAAGTACTTAGGGAAGCAGGTAGGGGACAGGGTCCTGGATAGAGAAAGGTCTGGCTAGGTTCAGCTCTTGCTGGGGCTGAATTtgaggagctggggagaggggggcacCTAGGAGCTTGGCTGGAGAGTGGGAGGCAGGCTCAGTTAGACTAAATGCCCAGCTACCCCAACCCTTCTTTGCTGTCCTCCTGATCCAAACCCACAGGTTGGTGCTCTACCAGCCTCCACGGTGGGAACCTCCACCTGGGGGTGCAGAGGGTGAGGACAttggcagggggcacctgggagacCCCTCAGGgttggggctgggggccagggctgggcctAGAACTGGGAGGGAAGGTCTTAGGatcagggaggggacagaagccTCGTTCTCCTAGTGTCTGGGGGGTCAGGTTCTGGAGGGGAGGATAATCTAAGGATGGGACTGACGGACCAAGGTCTCAGCGGGTGTGTTTGAGAGGTcagaagggaggggcagtgggacaGGCATGGCTGTTAGTCTCTGCCTAGGAGTTGGGCCCAGAGTGGCTGAGCCTCCGCTGTATCTCGCAGGAGACCCTGTGAAGCCCTCCCGGGGCCCGCTGGTGACCTGCACGTGTGAGAGTCCAACCTGCAGGGGGCCCACCTGCCAGGGGGCCTGGTGCATAGTAGTGCTGGTGCGGGAGGAGGGCGGACAACCCCAGGAGCATCGGGGCTGTGGGAGCCTGCACGAGGAGCTATGCAAGGGGCGTCCCACCGAGTTCGTCAACCACTACTGCTGCTACAGCCCCCTGTGCAACCACAACGTGTCTCTGGCACTGGAGGGTACGTGTGGCCACCCCAGCAACCCCTCCCTGTCTTCTTATTCCctgtcctccctgccctgcctccagctcctgctctggccaggagggcgggggggggtgggtggggggaaggaccCTGGGATATACCTGACAGAGTGGCCAAAATGGGGGGGAATCTGGCTTGGTGGAagctgggcctcagtgtcctccccgccccctccaccaGCCACTCAGACTCCTCCAGAACAGCCGAAAGTAGACGGCCAGCTGCCTCTGAtcctgggccctgtgctggcttTATTGGTCCTGGTGGCCCTGGCTGCCCTGGGCCTGTGGCATGTCCGGCGGCGGAGGCGGGAGAAGCAGAGGGGTCTGCACAGCGATCTGGGCGAGTCCAGCCTCATCCTGAAGGCGTCGGAGCAGGGGGACAGCATGTTGGGGGTACaagcctgggggtgcctgggaccccgggggtgggggttgggtagACGGGAGCCAGAGAATCAGATAGGAGCCAGACAGGAGCTAAGAAAGACTCAGTCACAGACACTCAGAGATCtgagtcggggtggggggtgggggggagatgcCGCTGGGCAAGGGAGGAGCCTGTAGGGACACAGCAGCGGGGGCCCAGCttaaggaggaagaaatgggctGGGCCAGGTGGGGGCAGCCTCTCAGTGGCCTCTCTGTACCCCCAGGATCTCCTGGACAGTGACTGCACCACGGGCAGTGGCTCAGGACTGCCCTTCCTGGTGCAGAGGACAGTGGCACGGCAGGTGGCCCTGGTGGAGTGTGTAGGTGAGCAGTGGGTGAGCCTGGGCGATTGGACCGAGGGCTCCCATGAGCGCACAGGAGTGAGCAAGCTCTTGGCCTCTGAGTCTGGACCTCTGAGGCCGGACCAGGCCTGGGTCCAAATGGGAATTCTGCTGGGCAGGGAGTGGCTTGGAGATGGGTCAGGGCTAGATCCTTCTGTAGGTACTGGCAGGAACAAGGCTAACGAGGGTGGGCCCGGATTAAGTTAAACATAAACATTAGAGGTTTTGCAATTGGGGTCAGTGCAGAATGAAGATGGGGGGCTCTTCTGGGGATTCCCATGCCCAGGGGCTGTGTGTGCCCAGGATGtgaccctctcccacccctctggCCATCGGATCAGGAAAGGGCCGCTACGGCGAGGTGTGGCGCGGCCTGTGGCATGGTGAGAGCGTGGCCATCAAGATCTTCTCTTCAAGGGATGAACAGTCCTGGTTCCGGGAGACAGAGATCTACAACACAGTGCTGCTCAGACACGACAACATTCTAGGCAAGCGGGGAATGCTAAGCCAGGCCGGGGTTCTCAgcatcccaccccccccactccaggCTGGAGTCCCTGGGCCTCGGGACAACCGACCTAGTCCTGAAGGACTCCTGTCAGCCCTCAGCTTCAACCGCTAACCTCAGCTTCCTCTCTGACCTAAGCCAGAcctgcctccaccccagccccagccccagctttgCCCTGACCCGATCAGTCTGGCCTCCCTTATCCCTAGCCCCTTGCCTGAGCCACCCGACCCTCTGCCCACAGGCTTTATCGCCTCGGACATGACTTCCCGCAATTCGAGCACGCAGCTGTGGCTCATCACGCACTACCACGAGCATGGGTCACTCTATGACTTTCTGCAGAGGCAGACGCTGGAGCCCCAGCTGGCCCTGAGGCTGGCTGTATCGGCCGCCTGTGGCCTGGCACACTTGCACGTGGAGATCTTCGGCACGCAGGGCAAACCGGCCATCGCCCACCGGGACCTCAAAAGCCGCAACGTGTTGGTCAAGAGCAACCTCCAGTGCTGCATCGCCGACCTGGGTGAGCCGCCCGGGTAGGGCGGGCCCTTCGCGGGGCGCGGGGTTCGAGCACTCTCCCCCTCACTAGGTTCTCTGCCTTTGCCTGTTCCTGAGTGTGGCGACGACTCAACTACTGATGGGCGCTTTAATCCCTCCAGGCATGTGTGTTGTCTCATTTCACCTCTGCGAGAGCCCCACAAGCTGCCTTGACGCTTTGCAAGCCCAGACTCCTTCCGGCATACCGCTCTGGCTCCAGGAGttgggagaaaggggcagggcTCCAAGAACCTGGGTTCTCATCCTGGCTTCACTGACTGCATGGCTCCCCTCACCGGGCCTTGGGGTTCtgctctgtgaaatgggcataatTACACCTGCCTTGCCTACTCACGTCTCTCTGGGTCCTTGGGCACCTAGGAGAGCTACACGAGCAGAATATAACCGGGGCAGGTGGTTCTCCCGGAGGCTGCTGTCTCCCAGCCCGCCGCAGGGCAGGTCTCCATTCGCCTGCTACTCTATGTCTCAccatctctctccatccccacctTGCCCCCCGCACCCCAGCCTCCGGGGCCACTCTGTGGGCTTGGGCGAGCGGCAGGAGTGACAGGCCTGGTACCCACAGGCCTGGCTGTGATGCACTCCCAGGGTAGTGATTACCTGGACATCGGAAACAACCCACGAGTGGGCACCAAGCGGTACATGGCCCCCGAGGTGCTGGAAGAGCAGATCCGCACCGACTGCTTCGAGTCCTACAAGTGGACAGACATCTGGGCCTTTGGCCTGGTGCTGTGGGAGATCGCCCGTCGGACCATTGTCAATGGTGAGGGCCCACCCCGCAcagggtggagaaagagggatgGGGCAGGTGGATAGACAAGCAGACAGGCAGGAGACAGGGGCTTCCTGCCATGGCTGGTGCCCCGTGGCATGAGGGTCGAGTTGAGTGACCGTTTAAGGTGTGGCTCTGCAAATCTATGAGTCTGGCTGTGAAATCTTGGATAAGTGATAGCAGCTAACTTTTATTGAGCTTAAATATGTGCCACGTGCCTTGCTACATGCACGGATGATCTTCTTTAATCATCGTGTGTTGGCAGGAGGTGGTATCACTTAGCGGTTAAGGGCATGGGCTGggaatcagactgcctgggttcagtTCCTGATTATGACcatgggcaggttacttaacctctctgtgcctccatttcatttggagatgagaataaaaatagtttctagtattggcgcccgggtggctcagtcggttaggcgcccGACttttgttttcggctcaggtcatgatctcacggttcatgagttcaagccccgagccgggctctgtgccctgcttgggagtctctctctctctgcccctccccctgctcacgtactctttctctaataataataaacgCTGCCTCGTTATTACACATGGGCGCCTTTGGAGGGGCTAGGAACAGTTGGAGGGACCTCAGCCTTGCTGGGGCAGACCTGTGGCTGGTGCCCTGCAGCCCTGGACCAGGTGGAGAGGCTTGTCAATCTTTGTGGAGGCTGTCTGTGGGGAGGGATTGCTGGAGGTCCTGACAGGTTGGGGCCAACCTCAGGATATAACTGGAGCTCCGTTCCTTGGGGACAGGGACGTTCTCAT includes these proteins:
- the ACVRL1 gene encoding serine/threonine-protein kinase receptor R3 isoform X3, producing MTLDSLRRGFLMLLMALGLTQGDPVKPSRGPLVTCTCESPTCRGPTCQGAWCIVVLVREEGGQPQEHRGCGSLHEELCKGRPTEFVNHYCCYSPLCNHNVSLALEATQTPPEQPKVDGQLPLILGPVLALLVLVALAALGLWHVRRRRREKQRGLHSDLGESSLILKASEQGDSMLGDLLDSDCTTGSGSGLPFLVQRTVARQVALVECVGKGRYGEVWRGLWHGESVAIKIFSSRDEQSWFRETEIYNTVLLRHDNILGFIASDMTSRNSSTQLWLITHYHEHGSLYDFLQRQTLEPQLALRLAVSAACGLAHLHVEIFGTQGKPAIAHRDLKSRNVLVKSNLQCCIADLGLAVMHSQGSDYLDIGNNPRVGTKRYMAPEVLEEQIRTDCFESYKWTDIWAFGLVLWEIARRTIVNGIVEDYRPPFYDVVPNDPSFEDMKKVVCVDQQTPTIPNRLTADPVLSGLAQMMRECWYPNPSARLTALRIKKTLQKLSNGLEKPKVIR
- the ACVRL1 gene encoding serine/threonine-protein kinase receptor R3 isoform X2, with the protein product MLLYPLSSPGTMTLDSLRRGFLMLLMALGLTQGDPVKPSRGPLVTCTCESPTCRGPTCQGAWCIVVLVREEGGQPQEHRGCGSLHEELCKGRPTEFVNHYCCYSPLCNHNVSLALEATQTPPEQPKVDGQLPLILGPVLALLVLVALAALGLWHVRRRRREKQRGLHSDLGESSLILKASEQGDSMLGDLLDSDCTTGSGSGLPFLVQRTVARQVALVECVGKGRYGEVWRGLWHGESVAIKIFSSRDEQSWFRETEIYNTVLLRHDNILGFIASDMTSRNSSTQLWLITHYHEHGSLYDFLQRQTLEPQLALRLAVSAACGLAHLHVEIFGTQGKPAIAHRDLKSRNVLVKSNLQCCIADLGLAVMHSQGSDYLDIGNNPRVGTKRYMAPEVLEEQIRTDCFESYKWTDIWAFGLVLWEIARRTIVNGIVEDYRPPFYDVVPNDPSFEDMKKVVCVDQQTPTIPNRLTADPVLSGLAQMMRECWYPNPSARLTALRIKKTLQKLSNGLEKPKVIR
- the ACVRL1 gene encoding serine/threonine-protein kinase receptor R3 isoform X1, with product MTLDSLRRGFLMLLMALGLTQGDPVKPSRGPLVTCTCESPTCRGPTCQGAWCIVVLVREEGGQPQEHRGCGSLHEELCKGRPTEFVNHYCCYSPLCNHNVSLALEATQTPPEQPKVDGQLPLILGPVLALLVLVALAALGLWHVRRRRREKQRGLHSDLGESSLILKASEQGDSMLGDLLDSDCTTGSGSGLPFLVQRTVARQVALVECVGKGRYGEVWRGLWHGESVAIKIFSSRDEQSWFRETEIYNTVLLRHDNILGFIASDMTSRNSSTQLWLITHYHEHGSLYDFLQRQTLEPQLALRLAVSAACGLAHLHVEIFGTQGKPAIAHRDLKSRNVLVKSNLQCCIADLGMCVVSFHLCESPTSCLDALQAQTPSGIPLWLQELGERGRAPRTWVLILASLTAWLPSPGLGVLLCEMGIITPALPTHVSLGPWAPRRATRAEYNRGRWFSRRLLSPSPPQGRSPFACYSMSHHLSPSPPCPPHPSLRGHSVGLGERQE